One Oryza glaberrima chromosome 11, OglaRS2, whole genome shotgun sequence genomic region harbors:
- the LOC127753649 gene encoding CASP-like protein 4D1 has protein sequence MASSSRTALPSAVLALRLLTLALLAASLAVIAADKLTLDFGGGLPPKKITFKDVYAYRYVLAIAVIGCAYTLLQIPFVAVSIAKRKRMIGGSENVALFLIFADVLFALLVATGAGAGFGLTYDAKSAFGGSKLPGEVVRFFNMAYAAAGLMLLAAAAMALIIMLSIYSLVR, from the exons atggcgtCGTCTTCCAGGACAGCTCTGCCGTCCGCCGTGCTGGCCCTCCGCCTCCTGACGCTGGCACTCCTCGCGGCGTcgctcgccgtcatcgccgccgacaAGCTCACCCTCGACTTCGGCGGTGGCCTCCCGCCGAAGAAGATCACCTTCAAGGACGTCTACGCCTACAG GTATGTCCTCGCAATCGCTGTCATTGGGTGTGCCTACACCCTGCTACAGATCCCGTTCGTCGCCGTCAGCATCGccaagaggaagaggatgataGGAGGCAGCGAGAATGTGGCATTGTTCCTCATCTTCGCCGATGTG TTATTCGCGTTGCTGGTGGCGACGGGGGCGGGGGCCGGGTTTGGCCTCACCTACGACGCGAAGAGCGCGTTTGGCGGCTCGAAGCTGCCGGGGGAAGTGGTCAGGTTCTTCAACATggcctacgccgccgccgggctcatgctgctcgccgccgccgccatggcgctcATCATAATGCTCTCCATCTACTCGCTCGTCAGGTGA
- the LOC127754788 gene encoding phosphatidate cytidylyltransferase, mitochondrial isoform X1, whose translation MRPAEEVARAAALAGPLGELLPPVDFCCAYGSTLLHARPDASSMVDYILGVPDPLQWHSENLERNPDHYSGWMARLGPGAITRLADNIGVGVYFNPFVEWRDKRIKYGVVRMKDLAMDVLTWDRFYLSGRLQKPVHVLVDNWDIRKINTINLKMATSASLLLLPAEFTEYDLYAQICSLSYMGDLRMLFAEDKNKVKKIVEGSFPSFQSMYRPLIQEYIAEGLLKTSSYGQQKAFHQDCGASATNELFSYLPWTIQRRLQGRFASNCKEMPTRASVSSKDVTATCVRKALRRRVMVSSARQAMSGLLASGGAVAARYLGKKISKAWKSRTV comes from the exons AtgcggccggcggaggaggtggcgagggcggcggcgctggctgGCCCgctcggcgagctcctcccgcCGGTGGACTTCTGCTGCGCGTACGGCTCCACGCTCCTCCACGCCCGCCCCGACGCGTCCTCCATGGTCGACTACATCCTCGGCGTCCCCGACCCGCTCCAGTGGCACTCCGAG AATTTGGAGAGGAACCCTGATCACTACTCCGGATGGATGGCTCGCCTCGGCCCCGGCGCT ATTACTCGGCTCGCGGATAACATCGGCGTCGGGGTGTACTTCAATCCATTTGTTGAGTGGAGGGACAAG AGGATAAAGTACGGGGTGGTGAGGATGAAGGACCTGGCCATGGATGTCTTGACCTGGGACCGGTTCTACCTCAGCGGCCGGCTACAGAAACCT GTTCATGTTCTTGTTGATAATTGGGATATAAGGAAGATTAACACAATTAATCTGAAAATGGCAACATCAGCTTCTCTACTCCTTTTGCCAGCAGAATTCACTGAG TATGACCTGTACGCCCAAATTTGCAGCCTATCATATATGGGTGATTTAAGAATGCTCTTCGCCGAAGACAAAAACAAG GTCAAGAAAATTGTTGAGGGTAGTTTCCCATCATTTCAATCGATGTACAGACCCCTGATACAAGAGTACATTGCTGAAGGACTACTGAAGACATCATCTTATGGACAACAGAAGGCTTTCCATCAG GATTGTGGTGCATCTGCAACAAACGAATTGTTCTCTTATCTCCCATGGACAATCCAAAGGCGATTGCAAGGAAGATTTGCATCGAATTGCAAAG AAATGCCAACTCGTGCCTCAGTTTCTTCAAAAGATGTAACAGCAACCTGTGTCCGCAAGGCTTTGAGGCGCCGGGTAATGGTCTCAAGTGCACGTCAAGCGATGTCTGGACTGCTGGCCTCAGGTGGCGCTGTTGCTGCTAGATATCTGGGGAAGAAGATATCCAAAGCCTGGAAATCAAGAACAGTTTAA
- the LOC127754787 gene encoding uncharacterized protein LOC127754787: MLRRRRGPLLLAAAAGAVAAALPSGEGRGAAPSVLHAVARSSRAVYTIGFVVVDYKYSLRGLAHGSADYRDKLSEVHLRSAKKILKLCEANRGFYVKAGQFVSSIRQVPKEYSSTLSCLQDQATPCNFQDIKIVIEQKLGKDLHSIFLEFDEHPIAAASIAQVHRGRLNNNQEVAVKVQYPGLERRMKIDIMTMSFLSKSLSWIFPDYRFEKLLTEFERTMSMELDFIQEAKNSERTASCFRKNNVVKVPCVFWELTSKEVLTMEFCSGYKVDNLNSLRKADISPTKVAKALIELFGEMIFVHGFVHGDPHPGNILVSPQGQGKFSLVLLDHGIYKELDQKFRLDYCQLWKALILLDSQKILELGEHFGVGKYAKYFPVIFTGRTIESKSILGTQMSIEEKMRLKQDLNSLGMDDISSFMESLPPDFLTILRTDGLLRSILGNLGAPRHVRLLTYAKCALYGLEEQPKSQSGSIKRTFLQVKINISYLRLRILIELAGFLMQINDLRHKIMSRFRRILQNTS; the protein is encoded by the exons atgctccgccgccgccgcggcccgctcctcctcgccgccgcggcgggcgccgtGGCGGCTGCGCTCCCCTCCGGAGAAGGCCGCGGCGCAGCCCCCTCCGTGCTCCACGCCGTCGcccgctcctcccgcgccgTCTACACG ATTGGCTTCGTGGTAGTGGACTACAAGTACTCGCTCCGTGGGCTGGCTCATGGGTCGGCGGATTACCGGGATAAGCTCTCCGAG GTTCATTTGCGTTCAGCAAAAAAGATACTCAAACTATGTGAAGCGAACAGAGGGTTTTATGTAAAGGCTGGTCAATTTGTTTCGTCAATAAGACAAGTACCAAAAGAATACTCATCAACACTCTCTTGTCTGCAAGATCAG GCAACTCCATGCAACTTTCAAGATATCAAAATAGTGATAGAGCAGAAACTTGGCAAGGATTTACATAGCAT ATTCCTGGAATTTGATGAACATCCGATTGCTGCTGCATCAATTGCTCAGGTTCATCGAGGTCGGTTGAATAATAATCAGGAAGTAGCTGTGAAG GTTCAATATCCTGGGCTTGAGCGGCGCATGAAGATAGACATAATGACTATGTCTTTCTTGTCAAAATCTCTCTCTTGG ATTTTTCCTGATTATAGGTTTGAGAAGTTATTGACTGAGTTTGAGAGAACCATGTCAATGGAACTAG ATTTTATCCAAGAGGCTAAGAATTCTGAGAGAACAGCTAGCTGCTTCAGGAAAAATAATGTTGTCAAAGTACCTTGCGTGTTTTGG GAACTAACAAGCAAGGAGGTTTTGACAATGGAATTTTGTTCTGGCTACAAG GTTGATAACTTGAACTCCCTAAGGAAAGCAGATATCAGTCCAACAAAG GTAGCTAAAGCATTAATTGAACTGTTTGGCgaaatgatttttgtacatGGTTTTGTTCATGGTGATCCTCATCCTGGAAATATATTAGTTTCTCCTCAAGGCCAAGGGAAATTTTCATTAG TGCTGCTTGATCATGGAATTTATAAAGAATTAGACCAAAAGTTCAGATTGGACTATTGTCAGCTGTGGAAAGCGTTGATATTGTTGGATTCTCAAAAAATTCTGGAGTTAGGTGAACACTTTGGTGTTGGCAAATATGCTAAGTACTTTCCCGTAATATTCACTGGGAGGACTATCGAAAG CAAATCAATTCTTGGAACACAAATGTCTATTGAAGAGAAAATGCGTTTAAAGCAGGACCTGAACTCTCTGGGAATGGATGATATATCTTCGTTTATGGAGTCCTTGCCTCCTGACTTTCTCACCATACTTCGAACAGA TGGACTACTGAGGTCAATTTTAGGTAATCTAGGTGCACCACGCCATGTGCGACTTCTTACCTATGCAAAATGCGCTTTGTACGGCCTTGAAGAACAGCCCAAATCACAGTCAG GCTCAATCAAGCGTACATTCTTGCAAGTCAAAATAAACATTAGCTATCTTCGTCTGAGGATACTTATCG aattagCAGGGTTTTTAATGCAAATTAATGATCTTAGGCATAAGATCATGAGCAGATTCAGACGTATCCTCCAGAACACTAGCTGA
- the LOC127754788 gene encoding phosphatidate cytidylyltransferase, mitochondrial isoform X2, with product MRPAEEVARAAALAGPLGELLPPVDFCCAYGSTLLHARPDASSMVDYILGVPDPLQWHSENLERNPDHYSGWMARLGPGAITRLADNIGVGVYFNPFVEWRDKRIKYGVVRMKDLAMDVLTWDRFYLSGRLQKPYDLYAQICSLSYMGDLRMLFAEDKNKVKKIVEGSFPSFQSMYRPLIQEYIAEGLLKTSSYGQQKAFHQDCGASATNELFSYLPWTIQRRLQGRFASNCKEMPTRASVSSKDVTATCVRKALRRRVMVSSARQAMSGLLASGGAVAARYLGKKISKAWKSRTV from the exons AtgcggccggcggaggaggtggcgagggcggcggcgctggctgGCCCgctcggcgagctcctcccgcCGGTGGACTTCTGCTGCGCGTACGGCTCCACGCTCCTCCACGCCCGCCCCGACGCGTCCTCCATGGTCGACTACATCCTCGGCGTCCCCGACCCGCTCCAGTGGCACTCCGAG AATTTGGAGAGGAACCCTGATCACTACTCCGGATGGATGGCTCGCCTCGGCCCCGGCGCT ATTACTCGGCTCGCGGATAACATCGGCGTCGGGGTGTACTTCAATCCATTTGTTGAGTGGAGGGACAAG AGGATAAAGTACGGGGTGGTGAGGATGAAGGACCTGGCCATGGATGTCTTGACCTGGGACCGGTTCTACCTCAGCGGCCGGCTACAGAAACCT TATGACCTGTACGCCCAAATTTGCAGCCTATCATATATGGGTGATTTAAGAATGCTCTTCGCCGAAGACAAAAACAAG GTCAAGAAAATTGTTGAGGGTAGTTTCCCATCATTTCAATCGATGTACAGACCCCTGATACAAGAGTACATTGCTGAAGGACTACTGAAGACATCATCTTATGGACAACAGAAGGCTTTCCATCAG GATTGTGGTGCATCTGCAACAAACGAATTGTTCTCTTATCTCCCATGGACAATCCAAAGGCGATTGCAAGGAAGATTTGCATCGAATTGCAAAG AAATGCCAACTCGTGCCTCAGTTTCTTCAAAAGATGTAACAGCAACCTGTGTCCGCAAGGCTTTGAGGCGCCGGGTAATGGTCTCAAGTGCACGTCAAGCGATGTCTGGACTGCTGGCCTCAGGTGGCGCTGTTGCTGCTAGATATCTGGGGAAGAAGATATCCAAAGCCTGGAAATCAAGAACAGTTTAA
- the LOC127754055 gene encoding purple acid phosphatase 4-like, with product MMMRCGWSAAAVVVVVVMVGVMVASPVTGELARVEHPTKEDGSLAVLVVGDWGRKGQYNQTLVATQMGVIGEELAADFILSTGDNFYNDGLTGDNDTASFQESFTNIYTADSLQKPWYIVLGNHDYTGDALAQQSPAIRAVDSRWTSINKSFIVDSDIAEFFLVDTVPFVQKYWNESKFDWRQVAPRDTYLSTLLTDLGDAMSQSNATWKIVVGHHTISSGCEHGNTTDLVAMLLPVLKTYGADMYINGHDHCLQRITSIDSPLEFITSGGGSRAWAGKFKQTSDKLEFIYDGQGFLSMQLTMAEASFAFYDVTGAVLYSWQLTKSTSTN from the exons atgatgatgaggtGTGgttggtcggcggcggcggtggttgtgGTGGTCGTCATGGTTGGTGTGATGGTGGCGTCGCCGGTGACGGGGGAGCTAGCTCGGGTGGAGCACCCGACGAAGGAGGACGGGTCGCTGGCGGTGCTCGTCGTTGGCGACTGGGGGAGGAAGGGGCAGTACAACCAGACGTTGGTTGCCACCCAG ATGGGCGTGATCGGGGAGGAGTTGGCTGCCGACTTCATCCTCTCTACCGGCGACAATTTCTACAACGATGGCCTCACCGGCGACAACGACACGGCCAGCTTCCAGGAGTCCTTCACAAACATCTACACCGCTGATAGCCTCCAGAAGCCTTGGTACATTG TTCTCGGCAACCATGACTACACTGGAGATGCCCTCGCACAGCAGAGCCCTGCCATTCGTGCCGTCGACAGCCGTTGGACCTCCATTAACAAGTCCTTCATCGTCGACTCAG ATATCGCGGAGTTCTTCTTGGTGGACACGGTGCCGTTCGTGCAGAAGTATTGGAATGAGAGCAAGTTCGACTGGAGGCAGGTCGCCCCTCGAGACACCTACCTCTCCACTCTACTCACG GATTTAGGGGACGCGATGTCGCAGTCGAACGCGACGTGGAAGATCGTGGTCGGACACCACACCATCAGCAGCGGCTGCGAGCACGGCAACACCACCGACCTCGTCGCCATGCTCCTCCCTGTCCTCAAG ACCTATGGGGCTGACATGTACATCAACGGCCATGATCATTGCTTGCAACGCATCACCAGCATTGACAG CCCACTTGAATTCATAACGAGCGGGGGCGGGTCGAGGGCGTGGGCAGGGAAGTTCAAGCAGACCTCGGACAAGCTGGAGTTCATCTACGACGGGCAAGGGTTCCTGTCGATGCAGCTGACGATGGCAGAGGCCAGCTTCGCTTTCTATGACGTCACCGGCGCCGTCCTGTACAGCTGGCAGCTCACCAAGTCAACCTCCACCAACTAG